One region of Sulfurisphaera ohwakuensis genomic DNA includes:
- a CDS encoding APC family permease, producing the protein MEEKKLSLSQALALGLGNIIGAGIFVMAGVSITAAGPAALLAFLITAVYAMSVGLNNAELASVFPKVEGGVYSFALLSLGETIGFLVGWFRVIGYAISGGATALGFSGYLITTFSLPSFLYFPLAILLIIVLIIIDYLGLKLAAEIESILVVLNILGLVTFSITALVISGIRLQNFSPFFPHGITRVLTASNIAFFAYSGFNTIATLTPSVKEGERTVPKAIVLSLLISAFLYMLVTFSMVDAIGYTNFKTNSAPLQLVLNTIHAPFYVYFFVNLTAILATITVTLSTIIATERTMVQMELDNLLPKVKGGKLSILLIIGLIMIASLGLGNVEVIALVSNFGVVFSYMLSGIEVAVVRHRGLRGVFKSPGFPFVQIVSVILSGVFIYSLGFQSLLIGFVTLLIGLVTHSVHKEIMKKEGIFTRRN; encoded by the coding sequence ATGGAGGAGAAAAAACTTTCTCTTTCTCAAGCATTAGCATTAGGTTTAGGTAATATTATTGGTGCTGGGATTTTTGTTATGGCTGGTGTTAGTATAACTGCAGCCGGTCCAGCTGCCTTACTTGCATTTTTAATTACTGCAGTTTATGCAATGAGTGTTGGATTAAATAATGCAGAGTTGGCTTCTGTTTTTCCTAAAGTTGAAGGAGGAGTATATAGTTTTGCTTTACTCTCTTTAGGAGAAACTATAGGATTTTTAGTCGGTTGGTTCAGAGTTATTGGCTATGCAATAAGTGGTGGAGCTACAGCCTTAGGTTTTTCTGGGTATCTAATTACTACGTTTTCTCTCCCATCTTTTCTTTATTTTCCATTAGCAATCTTACTTATAATTGTTTTGATTATAATTGATTATCTCGGATTAAAATTAGCTGCGGAAATTGAAAGTATATTAGTAGTTTTGAACATTTTAGGTTTAGTAACCTTTTCTATAACAGCATTAGTTATTAGTGGTATAAGATTACAAAACTTTTCGCCTTTCTTTCCCCATGGAATAACTAGAGTACTAACTGCTTCAAACATAGCATTCTTTGCCTATTCTGGATTTAACACAATTGCAACGTTAACTCCCTCTGTTAAAGAAGGAGAAAGAACAGTACCTAAAGCTATAGTCCTTTCATTGCTTATTAGTGCATTCCTTTACATGTTAGTAACTTTCTCCATGGTTGACGCTATAGGTTATACAAACTTTAAAACCAATTCTGCTCCTCTACAACTAGTTTTAAACACTATCCATGCTCCTTTCTATGTCTATTTTTTTGTTAATTTAACTGCAATTTTAGCTACGATTACAGTTACGCTTTCAACTATTATAGCTACAGAGAGAACAATGGTTCAAATGGAATTGGATAATCTTTTACCCAAAGTAAAAGGTGGAAAACTCTCTATCTTGTTAATCATCGGATTAATCATGATAGCTTCCTTAGGTCTAGGAAATGTAGAGGTAATCGCTTTAGTATCTAATTTCGGAGTCGTATTTTCTTATATGTTATCTGGTATCGAAGTTGCTGTAGTTAGACATAGGGGCTTGAGAGGAGTATTTAAATCTCCAGGATTTCCTTTTGTTCAAATAGTCTCCGTTATTCTATCTGGTGTTTTCATTTACTCATTAGGCTTTCAATCGTTACTCATAGGCTTCGTTACCCTTCTTATTGGTTTAGTGACTCATTCAGTTCATAAGGAGATAATGAAAAAAGAAGGCATATTTACCAGAAGGAATTAA
- the trm10 gene encoding tRNA (adenine(9)-N1)-methyltransferase Trm10: MILGKLLAEELKERGIYKIYIGYEKPSLQNIAVKMLVKNYGFVKREISGKRIGEIEGISLYKGKGDEKVDFAFTKGGEKIPIKLPKYPLIVIDMSLFNELDEEEKKKTLLQVNLTLHVIRKFLWDGNLALINSPNISLGKARNIDNIETDNCIVLDPYGDIIANEEIIRRTDVFIIGGIVDKGRRLKHATSKLAEKYPCKKVKITLRGSIVGVPDEINKITDIILAVKFGKDIEKAIIETQSNSDKIARILVDVNQRGLEILEEEIKWLNANQKVYKLILKRLGIKAS; the protein is encoded by the coding sequence GTGATACTCGGAAAATTATTAGCTGAGGAACTGAAGGAGAGAGGAATTTACAAGATTTATATAGGCTATGAAAAACCATCTTTACAAAATATAGCTGTTAAAATGTTAGTTAAAAATTACGGATTTGTAAAAAGAGAAATTAGCGGTAAAAGAATAGGAGAGATTGAAGGAATATCTCTATATAAAGGAAAAGGAGATGAAAAAGTTGACTTTGCATTTACTAAGGGTGGTGAGAAAATACCAATTAAACTACCTAAGTATCCATTAATCGTAATAGATATGAGTCTTTTTAATGAATTAGATGAGGAGGAAAAAAAGAAGACATTACTTCAGGTTAATCTAACATTGCACGTAATAAGAAAATTCCTGTGGGATGGTAATTTAGCCTTGATTAATTCTCCAAACATCTCCTTAGGTAAAGCTAGAAATATAGACAATATTGAAACTGATAACTGTATTGTTCTTGATCCTTACGGAGATATAATAGCTAATGAAGAAATTATAAGAAGAACAGACGTATTTATTATAGGAGGTATAGTAGATAAAGGGAGAAGATTAAAGCATGCTACCTCTAAATTAGCTGAGAAGTATCCTTGTAAAAAAGTAAAAATAACACTAAGAGGAAGTATAGTAGGAGTCCCAGATGAGATTAATAAAATAACAGACATTATCCTTGCAGTTAAATTCGGAAAAGACATAGAAAAAGCTATCATAGAAACACAGAGTAATTCGGATAAAATAGCAAGGATACTAGTTGATGTAAATCAGAGAGGGCTAGAGATCTTAGAAGAAGAGATAAAATGGCTAAACGCTAATCAGAAGGTATATAAATTAATTCTTAAAAGACTAGGTATAAAGGCGTCCTAA